TGTTTCTTCAGCCTTATCAACAAGTGGGGCCATCTCTTTAAGGGCAAACTTCCTGATTGAATCCTGAAAGATCCTTTGTTGTTCTGTAAAATCAAAATTCACTTACTTTTCCTCCTTCTATTTCGAACTATTAAAGAATCATGCCACAGCTGTCACGCTGGTAAAAGCCTTGAGTTAAGGGAATAGGAAGAAGTTTTGACATTACCATAAATGTTCTGATAGGCGAGACGCCTTTCCTACCGATTGATTTTTATGTTTAATTACATTTCTAATGCCTGCTTACCTGCTTTTATTATTTTTGCCAGTTCTACAGTCCGTCTGGCTAGCGCCCTTGCTCCATTTAATCCGTATTCATCTTTTAATATGCCAAGCTTATCTTTAGGATCAAAGTTTCCTGTACCACCAAAGCTGGATGTCCCTCCCGCACCAAAAATTGTACCTGGGTGATGCACACTTGCGGGTATCATCTCAAAACCAAAGAAGAGGTAGTTAATACTGAGTAGAGTGGTCTCTATACCACCGTGCCTCATCCAGCCAACTGCGAAAGCCCCACCTACTTTATCTTTTAGTTTACCTTCATAAACGTTACCAAAAGCACAAGCGCGAAGTCTGTCCATTAGCGTTGCAAGGTATCCGGAAACCCTGCACACATAGGCAGGAGAAGCCAACAGTAGTACATCTGAATTGAGAACTTTAGGGAAGATATCAACCATATCATCCTGGATAGCACAAAATTTCCCCTCCTCCTGTTTTCTCAAGCACCAGTTACAATGCCTGCAGTCACTTATGTTTTTTCCCACGACAGAAATCATCTCTGTCTTGACAGACTCCATGCCTTCTATATCCTTCATGGCCTCTCTTAAAAAAGTTTCGGTATTTCCCCCTTTAATCGGGCTCCCACAGATTCCCAAGACATTAATATCCATTCTTCTTTCCTCCTTGCATTTGTATATCTATGACCTCACACTCAACAGATCGTAGTTGAGTCAATAACTGGTCTATAACCATGGTACAGGATTGCCTTTCATTAATTGAAAGAATAATTCTACCTCCTTTCTAAGATAGCACGTACCTCGAAATCACCACTCTCTGAATCTCATTCGTTCCATCGGCGATCTGAGCTCCTTTTGCATCCCTCATAAGTCGTTCCACCGGATAGTCTTCCATGTATCCATATCCACCGTGAATCTGCACAGCTTCGGTAGTAACGTGCATGGCCGTATCCGAAGCGAAACACTTGGACATAGCTACCATAGCCTCTATCATGTTGAAGTTCGCTTGTCCACTGTCAATCATGGCAGCGGTCCTGTATATGAGTGAACGCGCAGCCTCTATCCCCATAGCCATGTCGGCCAGTTTAAACTGTATGGCCTGAAACTGTGCTATAGGTCTGTCAAACTGAATCCTCTGCTTTGCATACTCTATGGCATGATCCAATGCGCCCTGAGCGAGCCCCAAAGCCATTGTACCGGTACCCCACACCCTCATCATATTTCCATCCACCATAAGTATCTTCCAACCATCTCCCTCATTCAGTAATCGGTTAGCTTTCGGTACTCTAGAATCCTCAAAGATAAGCTCTCTCATGGGAACTCCCCGGAATCCCATCTTCTTTTCCTTCTTCCCCCCCTTAAATCCTGGAGTGTCCTTTTCTATCACAAAGGCACTTATACCCTTTGCTTTTTCGCCTGGTCCAGTGCGAGCGAAAACCACCAGATAATCAGCGGTTAATCCACCGGATATAAAGCACTTTGTTCCATTAAGGATATAGGTATCTCCGTTCAAGACAGCCTTTGTTTGCATATTTGCAACATTCGACCCGTAGTTTGGCTCAGTAATGGCAATAGCACAGGTTTTGTTGGTCTTAGCCATCTCGCTGAAAATTCTCTCCTTTTGCTCGTCATTCCCGTTGGAGACAATAATATTTGAAACCACCCATGTCCCAGCTGTAATTTGGGCAGCGGCAAGACAATACCTCGCAAGTTCTTCAATAATTATGCACAGCGTGGTGGCGTTGGCATTCGCTCCACCGTATTTTTCCGGTAAGACAATCCGTAAAAGGCCGTTGTCGCCCAATATATCAACAACTTCCTGTGGAGACTCATCATTCTCCTCCATCTCCTTGATCATTGGGGTTAACTTTTCAGCCCCCAATTTCCTGACAGTATCCCGAATCATTTTCTGCTCATCAGTAAGATCGAACATAGTCTGTCCCTCCCCCCGCTTAATTTTTCGATACCCACTGTATCGATGTATTCACCAGTTGCATTGCCAGAATGTAAGAAAGATTAGTCCGAGGATCTTCTCCATTCGGTAATGGGAATAAAAGTCTTATTTTTCAGATATGCCTTCAAAAACCTTGTATAGTTCCCGCCCTTATGATCATCGGAACCATAGGTAAGAGGGCCTGTGAGACCTTCTGTATCAAAGCCTCGGATGGTTTCTATCCCCTCAACAAGGCTTTCACTGTTCAAACCTTCTCCTCCCCTCTTTATTCCCTCGGCAAGGATCATACTCTTAACCCAACCTACAGTATAGTCAACGGTCTGGCGTTTCCCCGGAAGATATCCTTCGGTTATCCTCATCATTTCTTGTACCCCTTTGGCAGCATCACCCCATAGAGCAAAAGGATTATCACAGATGTAGCCATCAGCAGCCCTGCCGGCTATCTCTATAATTGCCTCACTATTTGAGAAAAGTGTTCCTATGAACTGGGGTTTGTAACCTATCTTATACGCATCTCTTAAGAAGCAGATCGCCGTTCCATCACTACCACCCAAGATAACATAATTTGCTTTAGCCCTTCTCGAATTCATTACCTGTGATGTGGCATCTATTGCCGCAGGAGAAATGTACTCTTCGTGAAACTTGATTCCCAAAGGCTTTACTGTTTCCTGAATCGCCCTTGAGATTGTCCTCCCACTTTCGTTATCAAGATTGGCACAGGCTAATACAGGGTTCTTTGCCTTTAAATCTTTCAATATATAGTCAATCACGGTTTTTACCCGATTCTGGTAAGTATCTTGTACTGTAAAGACATATCGTTTTACCGGCTTGACTATTATCTCAGCCGAACTTACAGATATAATCGGCAGTTTTTGCTTTTCATAGTGGGGCATCAGGGCAGAAATATTCGCTGTTCCAGTAACCATAATACAAGTAAGTATCCCGTCTCTAAAGACGAGCTTTTTGAATGCTGCAAGGGTCAATGGAACTGAATACCTATCATCTTCATGAATGAGCCTTATCTTTCTACCATGGATTCCTCCTTGCTCATTAAGATACCTTAAGTAATTCTTAATGCCGTTGCTCATGGGAACGGTGACCGCTGTAACAGGTCCTGTCATATCGGCTATAAGCCCCACTTTAATAGTATCTTTACTAACACCTCGAACATCCTCACCGTAAACATGAGTTATTCCTAAGACAAACAAGGTTACAACAAATATTGTAAAGACTTTTTCTTTTCTCATGATTGGCACCTCCTTTGCTTCAAAGATTAGATAATGTATTATTCTTTTGGCGTTAACCAGCCTGAAATTGGAACAACTCTTTTATTGGCTATATCGGCCTTATACATTTTGCAAGCATCACTTGGTTTATGTTTGGTAGAACTGTAAGTGATGGGAGCGGTAATTCCAGCAGTATCTAGGTTACGTATATTCTCTATACCATCGACAAAGCCCTCTATGGTCAGATCGCGGCCTGCTTTCTTCAAACCTTCAGCGCATATTAAGGCAATAGCCCATCCCTGGGTATAGAACTTATTACGCATCGGCTTTTCTGTGCCAGGCTTGTATCTAAGGGTAATTCCCCTCATTTGAGCTACCCCCTCTGCATCCTCGTGCCATGAAGCAAAAGAATGAACCCCGATAAGATTACGTGCTGCGTCGCCAGCTATTCTCACAACATCGTCATCACATACATAATAGGTTCCGATAAAGTTACTATTAAAGTCAAGCATCTTTGCTGAACGTAAGAATGCAGCAGCTGTTACATTACTTGTCTGCAAGATCACATGGTTTACCTTGGCTTTCTTCATGGCAAGTACCTGTGTTGTAGCCTCTGTAGCTGCAAGATTAATTATTTCCATGGCAACCATCTTGATGCCATAGGACTCAGCTGTCTTCACAGCCGCAGCCCTACCAATTTTACCATATTCGATATCCAAGTTAATAAAGCCTATCCTTGGGTTTATGACTCTTAAATCCTCTATTAAGTACTTGAAAATGACTTTAATCTCATCCTCATACGTAGCACATGGGATAAAAAGATACCGTTTACATGGCTTGATCATGTCCTCAGCTAGACTTATGATGATACCTGGCACTCTATTCTTTTCTATGCTATGATAAAAAGCCTTGGTCTGTCCACTCCCTCCCATACCAAGGATCGTAAGAACTTCATCTCTAAAGATCAATTTCTTGAAGGCTGCCATGGCTAATGGTATAGTATATCGGTCATCTTCTACGATCAATTTAACCTTGCGGTTGTAAATGCCCCCCTGTTCGTTTATGTATTGGAAGTAGTTCCTGATCCCCTCGGTTATGGGTACGGTTGTATCTGCCACAGGACCAGTTTGAGCCAATATGACTCCGATGTCAATGGTATCATCCGTTACACCTCTAACCCCTCCTGCATACACAAAGAGGCTTCCAAGAAATAAGGAAGAAAACAAAAACAAAAAAACTGCACCCACGAACCTGTACCGACAAAATGCATCTTTCTTTTCCATGGTGTTACCTCCCTTTTGCTAAGTAGCTTCCCTGTGGAATGCCACTCACCATATTATTTTGACCGGTGTTTCCAGAAATTTGGTTTTCTCTTTTCAAAGAAGGCGCCCTGGGCTTCTCTGACATCCATGCCATCGAAGAAATCCGGGGCAATAAGGTTCTGGAATCGTCCCAGAGATCCATCAAGATAGTCAATAACACTATCAAAACTGGCCTTTAATATTGATATGCAGTCCGGAGAATGAGCTAGAATCCGTTCACACCAACTGTCCACTTCTTCATCCAGTTTTTCAAGAGGGACTACTGCATTAACCAACCCCATCTCTAATGCCTCCTGGGCAGTATACTGTTTGGTCAACATCCAGATTTCTCTCGCCTTTTTAGCACCCACAACAAAGGTTAGATAGGCAACACAGAAACCGTCAGCAGGGCTTCCCACCCGTGGCCCAGTTTGCCCGAATTTAGCATTATCTGCTGCAATGGTAAAATCACACATATACGCCAGGTGATTGCCTCCCCCGATTGCATAGCCTTTTACCGCTGCTATCACAGGCTTTCGGCATCTGCGAACAAAGGAGTTTACTACAGGTCTGCCCCCTGAGAGGACAAATCGGGAACCCCTCCTCGGATCATCCTGCCCTTCCTTTTCCCATGATACATCACCTCCGGTACAAAAAGCTTTGTCGCCAGTGCCTGTAAGAACTACAGCACCTAGAGTCTTATCATGACTGGCATCGTCCAATGCGATACACATCTCATCTACGGTATCGCCCGTGAATGCATTATAGACCTTAGGCCTGTTGATAGTGATTCTCCCTACTCCTCCTCCTTCGCTGTGGTACTTGCTTTCGTAGATTATGTCCTTAAAACCAAATTTCTCTATCTGTTTCCATTCAGTCCATCCCATTTTTCCGCCTCCATCTGTAATAAAAAAAGTTGTATAGTTATTTTATACCTTAAGCCCCAGCTGCCTGGCGATAATAGTCCTCTGAATCTGAGAAGTACCTGCGGTTACTGTTGCAACCCTGGCATCACGAAAATAACGCTGCATGTCGTACTCCATCATAAAGCCATACCCTCCAAGTATCTGCATACCCTTATTCGTAACCCTGGCCAGTGTCTCTGAACCAAAAAGCTTGGCCATAGAAACTTCCTTTATACAAGGAATCCCTTCATCAATCATGTTTGCCACATGGTATGTAAGAAGACGTGCTGCCTGTACCTCGGTATACATGTCCGCCAGCATATGCCCGATAGCCTGAAAATTGCCTATGGGCTGACCAAACTGCTCCCTCTCCTTTGCGTATTGAATGGAGTCAGCAACCGCCTGCTTGCCGTTGCCCACATACAGCCCGCAAGTAAAGAGCCTTTCGTGCTCAAGCTGGGATAAAAGAGCATCCCACCCTTTATTCACCCCTCCCAGAATGTTATCCTTCGAAACCCTGACGTTCTCTATGAATATCTCATTGGTGCCGATTATGTGCCTCCCCAGAGTATTCAACCTGCGAATGTCAAGGCCCGGCGATCGGGAATCAACCATAAATATAGTCAAACCCCTGTGTTTCTTGACCGTCTTGTCGGTTCTGGCTACCATATGAATTATATTGTCCTTAAGATGCGCTCCGGTAGAAAAAACCTTCTGCCCGTTCAGGATGTAATCATTCCCATCCGGCACCGCCTCTGTAGATACGGCAGCAGAATCACTGCCGGCACCAGGCTCGGTGATGGAAATGGAAAATCTCACCGTTCCGTTTAATATCCTGGGTATGTAAAGACTCTTCTGCTCCTCAGTCCCGTGAGCTATAATATTGAGACCCATAAGCACAGGAATCCCCCAGACTGCGGCCATGTCGTAAGCATAACGGGCCAGTTCTTCGGTGACTATAAGAAACTCCACAGCACCACAATTGCTGCCCCCGTACTCCTCAGGGTAAGGCAAGCCCATCCAGCCTAACTTGACCATCTTGTCATAGACTTCGTAAGGATACTCCTTGTTTTCGTCGAGCTTCCTTACATACTCTCTTGGGCATTCCTTTTCAACAAAGTCATGGACGCTTTTTCTCAATATCTCCTGTGCTTCTGTAAATTTGAAATCCATTCAGTTCCTCCTTTCCTAACATTTATTTGTTCATTTTGTGTCATTCTTTCGAAATATTATTAGCTCGTTTAGAATACTCAAACTAGGCCACTTCTATATTCTCAAGATGCTTTCTCAGCACTTGACCTGTTATTATTCTATGGCTTTCAACCAGGTTTCTAACTAACTCTGATTCCTTCTTTTCAAAGGCATCTATGATTCTTCCATGTCCAAGTATTCCATTATCCAGCAATCCAGGGATAGAAAACGCAATATACCAATACTGGCCAAGAGAACCAATCTTATCATATATTAAATTTGTCCAGTTCGTCAGTGGGCAAACATCTAAAAAGATACGATGGAATTCATTATTTACCTTAAGCCAATTCTTCCCCTCTTTTTTTAACTCTTCCTTCTGCATCTGAAGGTGAAGATTTTTCAATTTATTCAGATGTAATGGCTTTAACATGGGAGTCACCAATTTTGCTGCATATCCTTCCAGTACTCCCACAATGGTATACATGTATTCTATATCCTGAGGCGAAGCTTTCGCAACATGAGCTCCCTTATATGGAATTACTTCTACAAGCTTTTCTGCTTCCAGTTTCTTTATAGCTTCCCTTAGAGGAATAGAACTTACCCCAAACTGAGCAGCCAGAGACGACTCTACAAGCCTTTGTCCGGGCTTCAACTGACCTGAGAAAATCGCTTTTTTGAGCGCATTAAAAACTACACTGCTTAACGAATTCACTTCTTTCGAAATTGTCTTGAACATCGATCTTCCTTTCTTCTCAATAAAAGACTTGACACTATAATATATAATATATTATATATTATATATAAAGTTGTCAAGAATTAATTTAAATGATTGCAATTTAAACTTACCCAAAAAAGTCCTTGACATAGTTATACGGGAGGCTATTATTTATGGATGGATACCACTAACAAAAGAATCTATTGTAAAGGAGTATGTAACTATGAGTTCCATCTTACCAAAAGGGGAAGATATAAAAAGGGCAGTAAAATGGATTTCTGAACAATTGCAGGAAAACCCTGATCAAGCTGTGCAACAACTTGTAAATAAAGCTATTTTGCATTTCAACCTATCCCCCAAAGACGCAGAGTTTTTGATAAACTTCTACAGTTCCCAAAAGTGAACCAAAGGTTGATGGACTCGTAAAAATATGCTGACTGATAATGACTTAGTGAAACTGTACACTAAAGAAAAAGAGTGGGATTGGGTCAACTATGGAACTCTGTTGCTGTTCTCTTTCAATTTAAGGAAAGAAATACCATATGTGAGGGAAAATATCTCTCCCGAGATACATTTTATTACTGATGAATCCTCTGACACAAAAGAAACACTGATTAATGGGTGTAACCAACACAGTGATATCTTTGAAGACCGGTTAAAAAAGGGGGACATCTGTTGTGCTGCTTGCTTTAGAGAGGAAATTGTCTCTTATTGCTGGGTGGCATCAAGTGAAGCATATATAGGGGAAATTGGCAGGAAGATAAGATTGAAAAATAATGAGATATACCTGTATGATGCCTTTACAAAACCTGAATTACGGGGGAGTAATCTCTTTCCTAAAATACTAACAGCCATACTCTATTATGGAAGGCAAAAAGGGTATCAAACTGTCCTTACATTTGTCCTGTCCTCAAATAATTCCTCTGTAACAGCGATTAAAAAGGCAGGTTTCGATAGATTCCAGAGTATATACTTTGTCGATATCTACAGTAAAACATTCTGCAGATTCAGTAAGGTGAGAGATATCGAGCTGGCAGTTGAGGAGCGGCTAGTACCATCAATTGGTATATAATGGTCAAGGTATCAAGGTTAAAATATCAGGCCCATCATCTGTAATTGCAATAGTATGTTCGAAATGAGCGCATAGACTCCCGTCCATCGTTACGACTGTCCAGCCGTCGGGTTCAACCTTAACCCTCCATGTCCCAACATTAACCATAGGCTCCAATGCTAATACCATCCCAGCCTTTAACTGTACACCCCTATTGGGGAGACCGAAATTGGGGATTTGTGGTTCTTCATGGAGGTTTCTGCCTATCCCATGGCCTACAAAATCCCTTACTACAGAGAAACCGTTCCCTTCAACCCAAGATTGAATAGCATAGGATATATCATGGAGTCTGCCTCCTGCTTTAGCCTGTTCAATTCCCTTATAGAGGGCATTTTGTGTAACATCCAGCAATCTTGCAGCCTCTTGACTTATCTTCCCAACAGGGACAGTAATAGCAGCATCACCATAGAATCCGTTGAGAACTACGCCCAGGTCCAGGCTCACAATATCCCCTTCTTTTAACCTCCTTGAATCTGGAATCCCATGTACTAACTGTTCGTTAACAGAAACACACAGACTCGCCGGGAAACCGCGGTATCCCTTAAATGCAGGGATGGCACCCCTTTTTTTTATCTGCTCTTCCGCATAGGAATCTAACTCTAATGTAGTGATCCCTGGTTTGATAATTTTCCTTAATGCCTTTAATATATGTACAACAATCCAGTTACTCTTTCTCAGTAATTCAATCTCTTCTTTAGACTTTAGAATAATCATATATCCGTTTTTTCCAGGCTATTTCCCAAACTCCGTTATCTGTTTCCCGGGGGGCATTCAGTGGCTACCTTCCTGAAACTCGTCCATCTGCCTATAGTAGTCCTGCCCATCGTGAACAACGATCCGTATAATCTTTTGTTTCTGAAGGTCTTTTAAGTACTTGATTGCTTCGTTTATGTGTATGCCGAGAGAGCTTGAAATATCAAGGAGGGTAATCGAGCGTCGTCTCACAAGGTTGACTATTGCTGACTTTATATCTACTTCACTGCTATCTTGTTCTTTCTTTTGGAATTCTTCTATAACGCTGTATTTTTCCCCCAATATGGTTTTTATCGCCTGCAATTCTTCCACGGATAGCCCTTCTGCAAAACTTTCAGCGGGGGGACGAGTAACGGTATTGAGCTGAATTTTTTTAGGATCTATCTCCGAAACTATGGTTTTGATCTTTTCCACTTCGCCAGGATGGTCATTTTGCCCCTTGACAAACATTATTTCAAGCCATATTTCCCCACTAAACTCTCTGCTAAAGGATTTTAACCCATCGATTATCCGACCTGCTTCCAATGAACTATGGGGGCGGTTTATTTTCTCAAATACCTCTTGTGTAACAGCGTCCAGGGAAGGAATAACAAGATCAGCGTTACGCAGGGCATTTCTTACCCCCTTTTGGTAAAGTAAAGTTCCATTGGTTATTACGGCAACAGGGGTATTCGTTATCCCTTTGACCGCGTTGATAATCTCTCCGATATTGGAATTTAAGGTAGGCTCACCAGAACCGGAAAGAGTGATGTAGTCTATACTCTGTCTTTGGTGCAGAGCATAGCTCAGCTCAGGAAGGATATCCTTTGGTGCTACAAATTCCCCCCTTTTTACTGTCTTTCTGGTTGTCCTGCCCAGTTGGCAGTACACACAGTCGAGGGTACATGTCTTGAAAGGGACTATATCAACTCCTAAAGAAAAGCCTAACCTTCGGGAAGGTACAGGCCCAAAGATATAATTCAAATTCACTTCTCTCAAGCTGTCCACTCCTTTTCGTACACCTATCCTTCTCTACTTTTTTTATTTATAATTTTATTCATCGTAATTTGCAAATAAAAAAATCTAAATATCCCTTGCCATTTTTTCATACATGGGTTATATTTTATAACAAGAAATTTGGAAGATAAGTATACTTTTTCCCCTCAGTATTAATTTTTTGATGTAATTCATCGAGGGTTATTCTATTAAAATTCCTTTTGCTGTAGATGGAGTTACCTGAAGATTAAGGTTATGGGAAAACGTTTACATTTTGGCGACAAAGAAATATATATGGTCGAGGAGTCAATAGATCTGGCTGAAGACCTGGTGACTGCTTATTTCAACATATCCTCTGAAGAGTGGAGGAATTGTCATTACGAGCTTAAAACGCTTGCACATCTGAGCCAGGTAGAAATAACGGATAATGCCTTTGCCCAGATATGTAAGTATGAATGCGTAAAAGAGAAAGATTCCAGTCCCCCACTGTTCTTTGATCTTTATAGGATTTGCCTGCAGGATAACAGGATACTAAATGCTGTCAAGAGGTCGTTTAATAGAATAGAATTAAAGCCATTAATGTTATATATAGTTACTCACGAACTCTCTCACGTTGTAAGATTTAATAAATACTTTAAGAACTTTTCTGCTTCACCTGAAGAAAAAGAGTTGGAAGAAGCAAATGTCCATTCTATTACTTATGAGATGCTGAAATCAATGAAAGACCGGGGGGTAAACCGTGTCCTGAATCACTACCGTAGTTACCGATGGGAACTTGGGTAGTTTCATAATTGGATAGGTAGAAATAGGGGATAGTATCTTTTCCCCCGCAGGCTGTTGACAAGACAGGAAAGATTATTATATTAGGATGTAGCTTTTGACATAAGGAGACCTTTGAAAAACGCTTCCCTCGTGTCATTCCGGCGAAAGCCGGAATCCAGAACCGCTTGAAAACAATGGATTCCGTGTCAAGCACGGAATGACAGAAAGGTGATTTAATTATAAATTCAAAGGTCTCAAGATGAGGAGAAGGGGGTAGTTAAGTTGCCAATCTATGAGTATAATTGTAAAAATTGCGGGAAGGGATTTGAAATTTTGCAAAAGTTCTCTGATCCCCCCCCTTTAAAATGTCCATCGTGTTCAGGTGAGGTAACCAAATTAATCTCACAGTGTTCCTTTCATTTAAAAGGAACCGGTTGGTATGCCACTGATTATGCGAAAAAAAGTGGATGTGCTGACCAGAAAGATACTAAGACAGAGACTACGAAGAGTGATGATTCTGTCAGTAGCCCTTCCAAAGACTCAACGGATTGATTTTACAGGTTCAATCTATCTTTCGTCATTTCACATTGACTATTGATGGACTCGTAAAAAGTCAGGAAACTCTTTTTCTTGTCATTCCGGCGGAAGCCGGAATCCAGTAAATTCAAGCACTTCTAGACTCCGGCTTTCACCGGAGTGACGGCTTTGGGGACTTTTTACGAGAGTGTCACTATTGTAACTAATAAAAAACCCGGCGTTTTGCCGGGTTTTTTGTATCATAGATACCGATGAGTGTTACGCGTCCAGAATTGCCAGAGCTTCTTCTCTGTAGGCATCCATCAGATAGGGTATTCCGGTAACTTTAGCACATTCTTCAGTCAGGGACATAAGCTCCCTTCGCGTAATTGCAGGTATGCTAAAGCATCGGGCACCGGCCATTAGCTGCTGCAGCCCTACCTTAATCTTCTGGCTATAACTGTAAATCCCTAAAGCACCCAAAGGAATATTATTCATCTCTTTTTTGCCAACCAGCTCTGCAACTTCTTCATAACAAACAAAGATCTCTTCCGGGGTTGAGCCAAATTCGCTGACGGTTTTTGGAAGATCCTTTTCTTCGATCCACTTGGCAATATTTTTACCAACCATACCCGGAATCATCAATGCCCTTCCCATGCAAACTGCTTTGGTAAAAGGTGCACCCATAGCGAGTGCCTTGAATACACCGTCTTCACTGCTAAACCCACCGGCAAAGGCAACATCTGGGACGCGTTCGCCTTTGGCAGACAGTTTCTTGCAGAATTCGTAAGCCGCAGCATGGAGGTAAAGACTGGGCATCCCCCACTCTTCCATCATCCGCCAGGGACTCATGCCGGTTCCTCCTGGAGCACCATCAATAGTAAGTAAATCAATTTTAGCCTTTGATGACCATTTGATAGCCATAGCCAGTTCCCTCAAACCATAAGCGCCGGTTTTCAAAGTGACTCGTTTGAACCCAAGATTCTTCAAACGTTGAACCTCGGCATAAAAGCCCTCTTCGTC
The sequence above is a segment of the Thermodesulfobacteriota bacterium genome. Coding sequences within it:
- a CDS encoding radical SAM protein — protein: MNLNYIFGPVPSRRLGFSLGVDIVPFKTCTLDCVYCQLGRTTRKTVKRGEFVAPKDILPELSYALHQRQSIDYITLSGSGEPTLNSNIGEIINAVKGITNTPVAVITNGTLLYQKGVRNALRNADLVIPSLDAVTQEVFEKINRPHSSLEAGRIIDGLKSFSREFSGEIWLEIMFVKGQNDHPGEVEKIKTIVSEIDPKKIQLNTVTRPPAESFAEGLSVEELQAIKTILGEKYSVIEEFQKKEQDSSEVDIKSAIVNLVRRRSITLLDISSSLGIHINEAIKYLKDLQKQKIIRIVVHDGQDYYRQMDEFQEGSH